In Phenylobacterium hankyongense, the sequence GACCCCGATGCCGTAGTGAGCGGTCGAGAAGTCGTTGCCGGCGTAGAGCAGGTAGTAGCGGCCGCCGTCGCAGGTCACCCAGACGCCTTCGATCAGGTGCGCCTCCCACGGCTGGTCGTTTTCCAGGATCACCACCGGTTCGCCCAGCAGCGAGCGCCCGTCCCGCGCCAACCGCTGGGCGTGGATGCGGGTCGTCAGCGCCTCGAGCACCGCTTGCGCCAGCGGGCCGCCGACGCCGGCCAGGCGGGCGCGGAATCCGGCGAAGTCCGCGGTCGCCGCCTCGATCAGCGTCTGCTGGACGAAGAACTGCTCCATCGGCTCCAGCTCGCCGACCCAGGGCCACAGGGTCAGCACGAAGGCGGCGGTGCGCCGGTCCTGCCTGGTCTCGAACAGCCGGTCGACCAGCTCGGGGCGGTCGTGCAGCAGGGCGCCGAGCCGGCCGGGCCACAGGTCGTTCTCGTCCCGCTTCCAGATCAGCCAGGGCGCGCCCGCGGCGTCGACCAGGATATGCGGATCGATGACCCCGCCGCCGACGATCGGCGCCTCGTCGGCGACGAACGGGCCGTCCGGGGTCGAGGACCGCGCCATGCCGATGGCCAGCGTCCGGTCCTGGCCGCGCGCGGCGAAGCACACCCAGTACTGGTCGTCGATCCGGTGCATCTCCGGCGCCCAGAAGTCCGCCATCCCGGGGCCGGTCAGCGTCCAGCCAGGCGCCTGCCCGCGCGGGAAGACGAAACCGGTCAGCCGCCAGGTCTCCAGGTCCGCGGAGGCCAGGATCGGAAAGGCGTTCGGCGCGTCGTTGGAGGTGACCAGCAGCCGGTAGTCGTGGGGGCCCAGGCGGAGCACGCAGGGGTCGCCGTAGCCGTAGAGGATCTCCGGGTCG encodes:
- a CDS encoding family 43 glycosylhydrolase yields the protein MSLDLSRPVRLRTPEGAPAVFEVAIEGTGPRRFRIAERGGRSHAYDLPTREQGAYLDLFEGLCRDFGLRQPLGRSLPPANGRAEPPLRPLLTAPVDPEILYGYGDPCVLRLGPHDYRLLVTSNDAPNAFPILASADLETWRLTGFVFPRGQAPGWTLTGPGMADFWAPEMHRIDDQYWVCFAARGQDRTLAIGMARSSTPDGPFVADEAPIVGGGVIDPHILVDAAGAPWLIWKRDENDLWPGRLGALLHDRPELVDRLFETRQDRRTAAFVLTLWPWVGELEPMEQFFVQQTLIEAATADFAGFRARLAGVGGPLAQAVLEALTTRIHAQRLARDGRSLLGEPVVILENDQPWEAHLIEGVWVTCDGGRYYLLYAGNDFSTAHYGIGVAVADQPTGPYRKVSEVFLSSTSQWWGPGHPSVATGPDGRRHIFLHAFRPGEAGYKAFRVLLTAPIRFEDGRVSLVADG